The genomic window CGTTCGTAGCCGGCGAGCGAGGCTCCGTCGGCGGTGGAGCGGCCGCGCGCCGCCCAGCGCGCCCAGATCAGGGCGGCCAGGAAGCCGACCAGGGGGATGAGCAACCAGACGAGTGCTGCCACGACGACTCCCGACCCCACACACCAGCAAAACGGACCTATGAGCAGATTAACCACTCAATGGATCAACGCTCTGCCGGGGCGCGGGGTTACGCAACCCGAATTCCCCCTGGCAGCGGACCCGCGCCCGCCGGGACGGCCGGCCGGGCGGGCTCAGCAGCCCACCCACTCCTCGGTGCCGTCGTCGAAGGTCTGGTGCTTCCAGATCGGCACCCCGCTCTTGAGGTCGTCGATCAGCCGCCGGTTCGCCGCGAAGGCCTCACCGCGGTGCGGGCAGGACACCGCCACGATCACCGCCACGTCGCCGACCCGCAGGTCGCCCACCCGGTGCACGGCCGCCAGCGCCCGTACCGGGAAGTCCGCCGCGACCTTCTCGGCGACCCGGCGCAGTTCCGCCGCGGCCGAGGGGTGCGCCGAGTAGGACAGGCCGGTCACCGTGGCGCCGGAGTGCCCGTCGTGGTCGCGCACCGTCCCGACGAAGAGCGCGGTACCGCCCGCCGCGTCGTCACCGACCGCCGCGAAGACCTCGTCAAGCGACAGCGGGGTGTCGCGGACGGCCAGCAGCCGGATCGGATCGGAGGGGTCGGTGGGTGCCATGCGGACCATGCTCCCTTATCTGCCCGCGATACGGAAAGAGGCTTCCATTGTCGCCGGGCCGTCGTCGTCTCGTCCTTGCCGCCCGCTCCCTGCCGCCTGTCCCCCGCGGTCCGGCGGGGTGCCGCCCCAGGTCAGATACCCCGCCGCTTGCGGGCCCTGCGGACCAGCGCCGCGGTGCCGACCAGCGCGACCGTGGCGCCCGCCGCGCCCAGCGTCGTGGCGTCCTTGCGGCCCAGTCGCCGCCCGGCAAGCGAGTTGCGGCCCCCGACCTCTTCGAGCAGCTCGGCCAGCACCTCCTCGTTGGTCCACTGCGGCCGCCAGCCCGCCTCGTGCAGCCGGCGGCCGCTGACCACCCACGGGTGCATCGTGTACGCGAGATCCCCCGCGGGCGACGGGGTCAGGCCGAGCCGGTGCAGCCGGGAGGCGGCGCCGAAGGCGATGGCCGGCGGCAGCTCCATGCGCCGGATACCGCTCAGCTCCTCGACCTCCTCCTGCTCCAGCCAGCCGTCGCAGCCGACCGCCATCTCGCCGTCGACCTTCTCCAGCACCGCGTATTCCAGCGCCGACACCAGGTCCTCGACATGGCAGAACTGCCAGCAGGGCCGGCTGCCCGCGACCACCAGCAGCCGGGGCGACTCGAAGTAGCGGGTCAGCGCGGTGTCGGTGCCGCCGACCAGCACGGCGGGCCGCAGTATCGTCACGTTGAGCCCGGGATGGGCCCGGGGGGCGCGGCGGCCGAGCCGTTCGATCTCCAGCAGGTCGTCCACGAAACTGGCCTCGGAGGTGGCGCGCAGCGGCGCGTCCTCCGCCAGCGGCACGTCGTTGTCCGCCTGGGCGCCGTAGACCATCGCCGAGGTGCACAGCACCGCCCGGTGCACCCCGGCCGCCGCGGCCGCCGTCAGTACCGTCTGGGTGCCGCGCACGTTGAACGCGGACCGCGCCTTGGCGTCGGACTCCAGATCGAGGTCCATCGCCAGGTGCACCACGACGTCGGCGCCGCGCAGCTTCTCGGCGATCGCGGGGTCGCGGACGTCGAGCACCCGCCAGGTCGCCCCGGGCACGTCGCCGC from Streptomyces sp. NBC_01198 includes these protein-coding regions:
- a CDS encoding molybdenum cofactor biosynthesis protein MoaE gives rise to the protein MVRMAPTDPSDPIRLLAVRDTPLSLDEVFAAVGDDAAGGTALFVGTVRDHDGHSGATVTGLSYSAHPSAAAELRRVAEKVAADFPVRALAAVHRVGDLRVGDVAVIVAVSCPHRGEAFAANRRLIDDLKSGVPIWKHQTFDDGTEEWVGC
- a CDS encoding SDR family oxidoreductase — encoded protein: MSSPEAHVRPERSGARSAAGPVVAITGAASGVGLALASRLVASDQVKKVVAIDERRGDVPGATWRVLDVRDPAIAEKLRGADVVVHLAMDLDLESDAKARSAFNVRGTQTVLTAAAAAGVHRAVLCTSAMVYGAQADNDVPLAEDAPLRATSEASFVDDLLEIERLGRRAPRAHPGLNVTILRPAVLVGGTDTALTRYFESPRLLVVAGSRPCWQFCHVEDLVSALEYAVLEKVDGEMAVGCDGWLEQEEVEELSGIRRMELPPAIAFGAASRLHRLGLTPSPAGDLAYTMHPWVVSGRRLHEAGWRPQWTNEEVLAELLEEVGGRNSLAGRRLGRKDATTLGAAGATVALVGTAALVRRARKRRGI